Proteins from a single region of Streptomyces spectabilis:
- a CDS encoding phosphatase PAP2 family protein, which produces MPQTEAQGAGNGGISGHRVRGVPGLRLRWWTELPLILLVYGAYSAGRLLARGDVTTAVDHGLSILRVEKALNLNLEHPLNRLFTAHASLGVPADFWYASLHYLVTPLILIWMFRSRAVHYAAARTWLMVSTLIGLIGFSLMPTCPPRLLDSGHGFVDTMAQYSDWGWWGGQASAPRGLGGMTNQYAAMPSLHVGWSLWCGVMLWRYGRGPVAKTAAVAYPLLTTIVVMGTANHYFLDAVAGVAVMLVGLLLVKPVRRLAERVTARLRPVVAAALPGRSGSGSGAGAGSASDGDTAAVEGADAYPARATSATSGTHASVVSGGCQTSTGERIPHQRKLGAESGSRAPSGARAAGHPADSGDGAAATAGGAART; this is translated from the coding sequence CCGGGCACCGGGTACGGGGTGTACCCGGCCTCCGCCTGCGCTGGTGGACCGAGCTGCCGCTGATCCTCCTGGTGTACGGAGCCTACTCGGCGGGCCGCCTGCTGGCGCGCGGCGACGTGACGACGGCCGTCGACCACGGCCTGTCCATCCTGCGGGTCGAGAAGGCCCTGAACCTGAACCTCGAACACCCCCTGAACCGGCTGTTCACCGCCCACGCCTCCCTCGGCGTCCCGGCCGACTTCTGGTACGCGTCGCTGCACTACCTGGTCACCCCGCTGATCCTGATCTGGATGTTCCGCAGCCGGGCCGTGCACTACGCCGCGGCCCGCACCTGGCTGATGGTCTCCACGCTCATCGGTCTGATCGGCTTCTCCTTGATGCCGACCTGTCCGCCGCGCCTGCTCGACTCCGGTCACGGGTTCGTCGACACCATGGCGCAGTACAGCGACTGGGGCTGGTGGGGCGGCCAGGCCAGCGCCCCGCGGGGCCTGGGCGGCATGACCAACCAGTACGCGGCGATGCCGAGCCTGCACGTCGGCTGGTCCCTGTGGTGCGGCGTGATGCTGTGGCGGTACGGACGCGGCCCGGTGGCGAAGACGGCGGCGGTCGCCTATCCGCTGCTGACCACGATCGTCGTGATGGGCACCGCCAACCACTACTTCCTGGACGCGGTCGCGGGCGTCGCCGTGATGCTCGTGGGGCTGCTCCTGGTCAAGCCGGTGCGCAGGCTCGCCGAGCGGGTCACGGCGCGGCTGCGGCCCGTCGTCGCGGCGGCGCTGCCCGGCCGGTCCGGGTCCGGCTCCGGGGCCGGGGCCGGGTCCGCGTCCGACGGGGACACCGCGGCCGTCGAGGGCGCGGACGCGTACCCGGCGCGGGCCACGAGCGCCACTTCCGGCACACACGCCTCCGTTGTCAGTGGCGGATGCCAGACTTCCACGGGTGAGCGAATTCCCCATCAGCGCAAGCTCGGTGCCGAGTCCGGCTCCCGGGCCCCGAGCGGCGCACGAGCGGCCGGCCACCCCGCGGACAGCGGGGACGGCGCTGCGGCGACGGCTGGCGGAGCTGCGCGGACCTGA